The following proteins are encoded in a genomic region of Terriglobales bacterium:
- a CDS encoding alpha/beta fold hydrolase yields MKPQTMPPAFAPSHPFHPRLGLAGPHRQTIAATFLPRRYRLPPPEERRFKVEEGSEVLCHCHWQADRHAALTVVLVHGLEGSSDSQYVLGTAAKAWAAGMNVVRMNQRNCGGSERLTPTLYHSGLSGDMGAVARALIAEGLLRLALVGFSMGGNLVTKLAGEWGDGAPPEVLAFAAVSPSMDLAAAADAIHLPENRLYEWNFLRGLERRIRLKVRLFPGRYARESLRWMRSVREFDDQVTARYSGFRDADDYYERSSASRVVDRIARPTLIVHSDDDPFIPLLPLTRVHIRANPNITFLETRRGGHCAFLAPAGDYDGRWAEQTVVEFLSAQFSSASSPVNFPEKVQP; encoded by the coding sequence ATGAAACCCCAGACGATGCCCCCCGCCTTCGCTCCCAGCCACCCCTTTCATCCACGACTTGGCCTTGCGGGGCCGCACCGGCAGACCATCGCGGCGACCTTCTTGCCGCGACGATACCGGCTGCCGCCTCCTGAGGAGCGGCGGTTCAAAGTGGAGGAGGGCTCGGAGGTCTTATGCCATTGCCACTGGCAGGCGGACCGGCATGCGGCCCTGACCGTGGTGCTGGTGCACGGCCTGGAGGGATCGAGCGACTCGCAGTACGTTCTGGGCACGGCGGCCAAGGCGTGGGCCGCGGGCATGAACGTGGTGCGAATGAACCAGCGCAACTGCGGCGGTTCCGAGCGGCTGACGCCCACGCTCTACCACTCCGGGCTCTCGGGCGACATGGGCGCCGTCGCACGGGCGCTGATTGCCGAGGGCCTGCTGCGCCTCGCGCTGGTCGGATTCTCCATGGGCGGCAACCTGGTGACGAAGCTCGCGGGCGAGTGGGGAGACGGCGCTCCTCCGGAGGTGCTCGCGTTCGCTGCCGTATCTCCGTCCATGGACCTGGCTGCGGCGGCCGACGCCATTCATCTGCCCGAGAACCGGCTCTACGAGTGGAATTTCCTCCGGGGACTGGAGCGGCGCATCCGTCTGAAGGTGCGCCTGTTCCCGGGCCGCTATGCGCGGGAGAGCCTCCGCTGGATGCGCAGCGTGCGCGAGTTCGACGACCAGGTAACAGCGCGCTACAGTGGCTTCCGTGACGCTGACGACTACTACGAGCGTTCTTCCGCCTCCCGCGTGGTAGACCGCATCGCCCGGCCTACGCTGATCGTTCATTCCGATGACGATCCGTTCATCCCCTTGCTGCCGCTGACCCGCGTGCACATCCGGGCCAATCCCAACATCACCTTCCTGGAAACGCGGCGTGGCGGACACTGTGCGTTCCTGGCGCCGGCGGGGGATTACGACGGCCGCTGGGCGGAGCAGACTGTGGTGGAGTTCCTGAGCGCGCAGTTTTCGTCGGCATCATCCCCTGTCAATTTCCCGGAAAAAGTGCAACCATAA
- a CDS encoding FmdB family zinc ribbon protein yields the protein MPIFEYVCKQCRQRFEAVVYGAQKPECPSCHSVGLEQQLSVFSVGASKTHARSRPAAAPCGTCGDPRGPGSCAMD from the coding sequence GTGCCCATCTTCGAGTACGTGTGCAAGCAATGCCGCCAGCGCTTCGAAGCCGTGGTGTATGGTGCGCAGAAGCCGGAGTGCCCGTCCTGCCACAGCGTAGGCCTGGAGCAGCAACTCTCCGTGTTCTCCGTGGGAGCGAGCAAGACGCACGCCCGTTCCCGTCCCGCCGCTGCTCCCTGCGGCACTTGTGGCGACCCCCGCGGGCCGGGCTCGTGCGCGATGGATTGA
- a CDS encoding glycosyltransferase family 87 protein: MTRPLERMAAWLTERRVRRHAALLGLCLWLVYGISLWTPGMRDRSGIVKGADFLHFYTLGSLANQGRAADLYDAYAQKAESERLVPDSKGFFFQPVHGPQMALLFAPLARLPYPAAAVLWMAISAALYGACCHVVWRRCPELGRHRGTVLLLVFASPAFFNLIAHGQTSALALACFTLAYLALEAKRPLLAGLAIGMLIYKPQLGLAAAVVFVVTGQWKVVLGAVAGAAAQLASGWAAWGSSVMEQYWRTLWRLGEMSSVLEPKLYQMHSLRAFWSLLVPWDGPALWLYLATAGVVLTGTVWFWRTKSPMPLRYSGLLLATVLVAPHLTVYDLVILAPAMLLPGNWALANPAHRWSPAMRVLLYLSYALPLLGVVTQVTHVQLSVVAFAAMAWVVAQLVVEEHKRAAISS; the protein is encoded by the coding sequence ATGACCCGGCCCCTGGAGCGGATGGCGGCGTGGCTCACCGAGCGTCGCGTGCGCAGGCACGCGGCGCTGCTGGGGCTGTGCCTGTGGCTGGTCTACGGTATCAGCTTGTGGACGCCGGGGATGCGCGATCGCTCGGGCATCGTCAAGGGCGCTGACTTCCTGCACTTCTATACGCTGGGATCGCTGGCCAACCAGGGCCGCGCCGCCGACCTCTACGACGCCTACGCGCAGAAGGCTGAGTCGGAGCGGTTGGTGCCGGATTCCAAGGGCTTCTTCTTCCAGCCGGTGCATGGACCGCAGATGGCGCTGCTGTTCGCTCCGCTGGCGCGCCTGCCCTATCCCGCCGCCGCCGTGCTGTGGATGGCCATTAGCGCCGCCCTTTATGGTGCGTGCTGCCACGTCGTATGGCGACGCTGCCCGGAGCTCGGGCGACACCGCGGAACTGTCCTCTTGCTGGTGTTTGCCTCACCCGCGTTCTTCAACCTGATCGCCCACGGACAAACCTCGGCCCTGGCGCTGGCCTGCTTCACGCTGGCCTACCTGGCGCTGGAGGCGAAGCGCCCGCTGCTGGCCGGACTGGCCATCGGCATGCTGATCTACAAACCGCAACTCGGTCTGGCTGCGGCGGTCGTATTTGTCGTCACTGGCCAATGGAAGGTGGTGCTGGGTGCGGTGGCGGGAGCGGCGGCGCAACTGGCGTCGGGCTGGGCTGCTTGGGGATCGAGCGTGATGGAGCAGTACTGGCGGACGCTATGGAGGCTGGGCGAGATGTCCTCCGTGCTCGAGCCCAAGCTCTATCAGATGCACTCGCTGCGGGCGTTCTGGAGCCTGCTGGTGCCTTGGGACGGCCCGGCTCTCTGGCTCTACCTTGCCACCGCGGGGGTGGTCCTGACGGGAACGGTATGGTTCTGGAGGACGAAATCCCCGATGCCGTTACGTTACTCCGGGCTTCTCCTGGCTACGGTGCTGGTGGCTCCACACCTGACCGTGTACGACCTGGTGATCCTGGCGCCCGCGATGCTCCTACCGGGGAATTGGGCGCTGGCGAATCCAGCGCACCGCTGGTCTCCAGCGATGCGGGTGTTGCTCTATCTTTCGTATGCGCTGCCTTTGCTGGGCGTGGTGACCCAGGTGACGCACGTACAGCTCTCCGTGGTGGCGTTCGCGGCGATGGCGTGGGTGGTAGCTCAGCTGGTGGTGGAAGAGCACAAGCGGGCCGCAATCAGCAGCTAG
- a CDS encoding AsmA-like C-terminal region-containing protein, protein MTTVGGTRGRRFAIAVVAGLGLVAIILAGSALRRHWVMPFAKQRVVAMVQERFEGEVEIRQLEISGLLFLRIAGQELTLRSPERRDVPPLFHVRAFTVETSLWGLLRKPPHVNRVQVEGLKITVPPPVPSTRSSLGRKLAAYRIVVGEIVSDDAQLIILPKREGRLPVVFDIHHLVLRSSGSDRAMSFRASLTNPKPLGEIDATGHFGPWVAEEPSLTPVSGDYSFRDADLNTIRGIGGILSSRGTFEGILGRLAVEGETDTPDFSVDIAGNPIPLHTRFSAVVDGTSGDTFLDPVEARLGNSTIIARGGVARTVDPKGRVVALDVNVPEGRIEDLLRLAVKDTAPPMTGPVRLQTTFLLPPGNERIAQRLDLRGDFHLASARFTKLSVRKKLGTLSARGRGKTETEGSEVASDLAGRFQLRNGRLSLSRLTFKVPGATVRLQGHYDLLPGTLDLRGTLALEAKLSETTTGVKSFMLKAIDPWFARKGAGTLLPIQVSGTAKEPQFGVDVGKALRRAD, encoded by the coding sequence GTGACAACTGTCGGCGGCACGCGCGGCAGGCGCTTTGCGATTGCAGTCGTCGCCGGTCTCGGCCTGGTGGCCATCATCCTGGCCGGCTCGGCGCTTCGCAGGCATTGGGTCATGCCGTTTGCGAAGCAGCGCGTGGTGGCGATGGTGCAAGAACGGTTCGAAGGCGAAGTCGAGATTCGACAGCTCGAGATCTCCGGCCTCCTGTTTCTCCGAATCGCCGGCCAAGAGCTCACCCTGCGAAGTCCTGAGCGTAGAGACGTGCCTCCCCTCTTCCACGTGAGAGCGTTTACTGTCGAAACCAGCCTATGGGGGCTGCTGAGGAAGCCGCCACACGTCAACCGAGTCCAGGTGGAGGGGCTGAAAATTACCGTACCACCACCCGTCCCGTCGACCCGAAGCTCCCTCGGAAGGAAGCTCGCGGCCTACCGGATCGTGGTGGGGGAAATCGTTTCCGACGATGCGCAACTGATCATTCTGCCGAAGCGAGAGGGAAGACTACCCGTCGTGTTCGATATTCACCACCTGGTGCTGCGGTCCTCCGGATCCGACCGTGCGATGTCTTTCCGCGCCAGCCTCACCAACCCGAAGCCGCTGGGCGAAATCGATGCAACCGGCCACTTCGGCCCCTGGGTGGCAGAGGAGCCGAGCCTGACTCCGGTCTCCGGCGACTATAGTTTCCGCGACGCCGACCTCAACACCATCCGTGGCATCGGCGGGATTCTTTCCTCTCGCGGGACGTTCGAAGGCATTCTCGGACGCTTGGCAGTGGAGGGCGAGACGGACACCCCCGATTTCAGCGTCGACATTGCCGGCAATCCCATTCCGTTGCACACCCGTTTCAGCGCGGTGGTGGACGGCACAAGCGGTGACACGTTCCTGGATCCGGTAGAGGCACGCCTCGGGAACTCCACCATCATCGCCCGTGGAGGGGTGGCACGAACGGTGGACCCGAAGGGGCGTGTGGTCGCGTTGGATGTCAACGTGCCCGAAGGGAGGATCGAAGACCTGTTGCGCCTGGCGGTGAAGGACACTGCCCCTCCCATGACCGGTCCGGTGCGCCTCCAGACGACGTTCCTACTGCCGCCGGGAAACGAAAGAATCGCACAGCGCCTTGATTTGCGTGGCGATTTTCACCTCGCCAGCGCCCGCTTCACCAAGCTGAGCGTTCGGAAGAAACTGGGAACGTTGAGCGCACGCGGCCGGGGCAAGACTGAAACGGAGGGCTCGGAGGTCGCCTCGGACCTGGCGGGCCGCTTTCAGTTGAGGAACGGAAGGCTGTCGCTTTCGCGGCTCACTTTCAAAGTACCGGGTGCGACGGTCCGTCTTCAAGGGCACTATGACCTGCTGCCTGGTACCTTGGATCTTCGTGGAACGCTCGCCCTGGAGGCGAAGTTGTCCGAGACCACCACGGGCGTAAAGTCGTTCATGCTCAAAGCGATCGATCCGTGGTTTGCCCGCAAAGGTGCCGGCACCCTGTTGCCGATCCAGGTCAGCGGGACGGCGAAAGAGCCGCAATTCGGCGTCGATGTCGGGAAGGCGTTGAGGCGAGCGGACTAG
- a CDS encoding nucleotide sugar dehydrogenase — translation MHIGVYGTGYLGTVVSACLADFGLPVTCYDRDEIRIARLQQGQLPFCEKNLTDMVRRNVRVGRLTYTTELAHFTSRADVFYLAPDSSRQIDEAAEEISANARPRSVVVIATPVPVGTAVRIEQRLQETKQDLQVVAQPMFLTDGCAVEDFNWPDRIVLGTGSNEAVFTLKQIYRPLIMRGVPVIVTSPSTAELVREAATAYLATKVAFINEIASLCEGVQADAVDLALALGLDRKIAPRCLQPGTAFGGPFVETQMDSLAQLAVRHGQALKVLAAAREVNATISDRMADKITTLLHSVPGKEVGILGLAFKPHTNSVAQSSAVQLARRLTARGAHVRAYDPVAMSEARQELNGTVKYCETPYAAAEGSDALVVGTGWPEFRDLDFDRIKRTLKRPLIVDTKNLLDATRLRAMGFEYVGVGRS, via the coding sequence ATGCATATCGGAGTGTACGGCACCGGCTATCTGGGCACGGTGGTCTCGGCCTGCCTGGCCGACTTTGGGCTTCCAGTCACCTGCTACGACCGCGACGAGATCCGCATCGCCCGTCTGCAGCAGGGCCAGTTGCCCTTCTGCGAGAAAAACCTGACGGACATGGTTCGCCGCAACGTGCGCGTGGGTCGGCTCACCTATACCACCGAGCTGGCGCACTTCACCAGCCGGGCGGACGTCTTCTACCTGGCTCCGGACTCAAGCCGGCAGATCGACGAAGCGGCGGAGGAAATCTCCGCCAACGCCCGTCCCCGTTCCGTCGTGGTGATTGCCACGCCCGTGCCGGTGGGCACGGCCGTGCGTATTGAGCAACGGCTGCAGGAAACCAAGCAAGACCTGCAGGTCGTTGCTCAACCCATGTTCCTCACGGACGGTTGCGCCGTGGAGGACTTCAACTGGCCGGACCGCATCGTACTGGGTACCGGGTCGAACGAAGCCGTGTTCACGCTCAAGCAGATCTACCGCCCGCTGATCATGCGCGGCGTGCCGGTGATCGTTACCAGTCCGTCGACCGCCGAGTTGGTGCGCGAAGCTGCGACCGCGTACCTGGCCACCAAGGTCGCCTTCATCAACGAGATTGCATCGCTGTGCGAAGGCGTGCAGGCCGACGCGGTCGACCTTGCCCTGGCCCTGGGTTTGGATCGCAAGATCGCGCCCCGCTGCCTGCAGCCGGGCACGGCGTTCGGCGGCCCCTTCGTGGAGACGCAGATGGATTCGCTGGCGCAGCTCGCGGTGCGCCACGGCCAGGCTCTGAAGGTGCTGGCGGCCGCCCGCGAGGTGAACGCCACCATCTCCGACCGCATGGCGGACAAGATCACGACGCTGCTGCACAGCGTCCCGGGCAAGGAAGTGGGCATCCTCGGCCTGGCATTCAAGCCGCATACCAACTCTGTGGCCCAGTCCTCGGCCGTGCAGTTGGCGCGGCGGCTGACCGCGCGGGGCGCGCACGTTCGCGCCTACGATCCGGTAGCCATGTCTGAAGCGCGCCAGGAACTGAACGGCACGGTGAAGTACTGTGAGACGCCGTACGCCGCCGCCGAAGGTTCCGACGCCCTGGTGGTTGGGACCGGCTGGCCGGAGTTCCGCGACCTCGATTTCGACCGCATCAAGCGCACGCTGAAGCGGCCGCTCATCGTGGACACCAAGAACCTGCTCGACGCGACGCGACTGCGCGCCATGGGCTTCGAATACGTCGGCGTGGGCCGCTCCTAG
- a CDS encoding 2'-5' RNA ligase family protein yields MQPLHYAVVAYVRNSVGRFVEELRREVYPEHSHSPAHVSILPPRLITGSEAAALGTLEELCSTFQPFDIVLGDVDTFVPITPTVHIQVKEGAEQMRRLHDHLNRGSLEFLEPWAYRPHLTVVKLAADAEAQAAEALSRERWSRYRGPRTIRLDELTFVREGPHNRWVDLAPVHLGRQLTRPR; encoded by the coding sequence ATGCAGCCGCTGCATTATGCGGTGGTGGCTTACGTACGGAACTCCGTCGGACGTTTCGTCGAAGAGCTGCGCCGCGAGGTCTACCCCGAACACAGCCATTCTCCCGCCCACGTCAGCATCCTGCCGCCCCGTCTCATCACCGGCAGTGAAGCCGCCGCCCTGGGAACGCTGGAGGAACTGTGTTCCACGTTTCAGCCCTTCGATATCGTCCTGGGCGACGTGGACACCTTCGTCCCCATCACTCCCACGGTGCACATCCAGGTGAAGGAGGGAGCCGAGCAGATGCGGCGCCTGCACGACCACCTGAATCGGGGCAGCCTGGAGTTCCTGGAGCCGTGGGCCTACCGTCCGCACCTGACCGTCGTCAAACTGGCCGCGGACGCCGAGGCGCAGGCCGCGGAGGCGCTCTCCCGTGAGCGCTGGAGCCGCTATCGCGGCCCCCGCACCATCCGCCTGGACGAGCTGACGTTTGTGCGTGAAGGTCCGCACAACCGCTGGGTCGATCTGGCCCCGGTGCACCTGGGCAGGCAACTCACGCGTCCGCGCTAA
- a CDS encoding DUF4112 domain-containing protein, with translation MEAREGSILAGIVAAVRYAGGMTIRAEPEIIPPGAEPRRSRTLEDEQLDFLAALMDDLFRIPGTEIRFGLDPLVGLLPGLGDMLTGLVSALLLHAAWERGLPGVAIARMMSNVAIDSVLGSVPLLGDIFDVAWKSNRRNFALLQKYGGAQRRRQTLRDTLFLIGLLAAVLALAALPLVLLVLLVRWVRGG, from the coding sequence ATGGAGGCGCGGGAAGGCAGCATCTTGGCCGGCATCGTGGCCGCGGTGCGCTATGCTGGCGGCATGACCATCCGCGCCGAGCCGGAGATCATTCCGCCCGGGGCCGAGCCGCGCCGCTCGCGCACTCTCGAGGACGAGCAGCTCGACTTTCTCGCGGCCCTGATGGACGACCTGTTCCGTATTCCGGGAACAGAGATCCGCTTCGGGCTCGACCCTTTGGTGGGCCTGCTGCCCGGCCTCGGCGACATGCTCACCGGCCTGGTCTCGGCGCTGCTGCTGCACGCTGCCTGGGAGCGCGGGCTGCCTGGGGTAGCCATCGCCCGCATGATGTCCAATGTGGCCATCGACTCCGTGCTGGGCAGCGTTCCGCTGCTGGGCGACATCTTCGACGTCGCCTGGAAGTCCAACCGGCGGAACTTCGCGCTCCTGCAGAAATACGGCGGCGCCCAGCGGCGCCGACAGACGCTGCGAGACACCTTGTTCCTCATCGGCCTGCTGGCGGCAGTGTTGGCGCTGGCCGCGCTGCCGTTGGTACTGCTGGTGCTGCTGGTGAGGTGGGTGCGGGGTGGGTAG